The Bemisia tabaci chromosome 8, PGI_BMITA_v3 genome has a segment encoding these proteins:
- the LOC109030437 gene encoding zinc finger HIT domain-containing protein 3, whose translation MSCQICQKSESKYKCPTCRINYCSGDCWNEHKTTKCEPPPQPMEECKKRTEYFFETEDTVPLEKLELLKGSKNLRKILENRHVRHMLTAIDKSQNATEAMKAAMLEPIFVEFADECLKIVEPETGRS comes from the exons ATGTCGTGTCAAATTTGTCAGAAGTCTGAATCGAAGTACAAATGCCCAACCTGCAGAATAAATTA TTGTTCTGGAGACTGTTGGAACGAGCATAAAACTACAAAATGCGAGCCTCCTCCTCAGCCAATGGAAGAATGTAAGAAGAGAACTGAGTACTTTTTTGAGACAGAAGACACTGTTCCccttgaaaaattagaattattaA agGGCAGTAAGAATCTGAGGAAAATACTGGAAAATCGGCACGTGCGTCATATGCTCACTGCCATTGACAAATCTCAAAATGCTACGGAAGCTATGAAAGCTGCAATGTTAGAGCCTATTTTTGTGGAATTTGCTGACGAGTGCTTGAAAATTGTTGAGCCTGAAACGGGGAGATCGTAA
- the Ppcdc gene encoding phosphopantothenoylcysteine decarboxylase: protein MEKKILLCCTGSVATIKAEELIEKFENQGFNIKVVLTNAAKHFCNAEVIQAKKVDVYTDENEWEMWKDRGDPVLHIDLGKWADILVIAPLDANTLAKISQGLCDNLLTCIIRAWDTSKPLFFCPAMNTRMYLHPLTASQILQLESWGYKQIPCISKTLMCGDTGIGAMAPVDVIVNDVVVSLSN from the exons atggaaaagaaaatattgctaTGTTGCACTGGCAGTGTCGCCACCATTAAAGCGGAAGAactgattgaaaaatttgaaaatcaaggCTTTAACATCAAGGTTGTCTTGACCAATGCTGCCAAACATTTCTGTAACGCTGAAGTCATCCAAGCAAAAAAAGTTGATGTGTACACTGACGAAAATGAGTGGGAAATGTGGAAAGATCGAGGCGATCCTGTGTTGCATATTGATCTTGGAAAATGGGCTGACATTCTTGTAATCGCACCGTTAGACGCCAACACTCTTGCTAAAATATCACAG GGCTTATGTGATAATCTACTGACTTGCATTATCAGAGCATGGGACACTTCAAAACCCCTTTTCTTCTGTCCAGCAATGAACACTCGAATGTACTTGCACCCTCTAACCGCGTCGCAGATTTTGCAGCTAGAATCTTGGGGCTACAAACAAATACCTTGCATCAGTAAGACTCTTATGTGTGGAGACACTGGAATTGGTGCAATGGCACCGGTAGACGTTATTGTCAACGATGTTGTTGTTAGCCTGAGCAATTGA
- the LOC109030404 gene encoding cytochrome c oxidase assembly protein COX19: MTSHNLGQKRFFVTPPEKGVFPLDHEAQCKRAMLQYMICLQKNENSGSACRVESKEYLECRMKNNLMAEESWSFLGFSDLEEKSKSS, encoded by the coding sequence ATGACCAGTCATAATCTTGGCCAGAAACGTTTCTTTGTCACTCCGCCTGAGAAGGGTGTTTTTCCCCTTGATCATGAAGCCCAGTGCAAGCGTGCCATGCTGCAGTACATGATCTGCctgcagaaaaatgaaaacagtgGCTCAGCTTGCCGTGTGGAATCCAAAGAATATTTAGAGTGCCGGATGAAGAATAATTTAATGGCAGAGGAAAGTTGGTCATTTCTGGGTTTCAGTGATCTTGAAGAGAAGAGTAAATCATCTTAA